In the Helianthus annuus cultivar XRQ/B chromosome 11, HanXRQr2.0-SUNRISE, whole genome shotgun sequence genome, one interval contains:
- the LOC110891288 gene encoding uncharacterized protein LOC110891288 isoform X3, whose amino-acid sequence MASSSAPSFSTFTSTSRFNDVVPSSSSSPSSILHRFSDRHSPSRSVSLTAKSSNSGNFSGDDPFGFYPWESASGDNGIEWEQQETITLFTADGLVQIGGLMVPKRVSSSQKQLKSKTSARSQQFKESNYMDPAQGLCLGALFDIAATNGLDSGRRLCIIGFCRSIEMLSDVVEDTVLEHGGEVVVAEKGSKGGLNEKLKMTVAVPLLWGVPPVSESLQIAVRSGGGIVDKVFWQWNFW is encoded by the exons ATGGCTTCCTCATCTGCTCCTTCATTCTCAACATTCACTTCCACTTCTCGCTTCAACGACGTCGTTCCGTCATCCTCTTCATCTCCTTCATCAATCCTTCACAGATTCTCCGATCGCCACTCTCCGTCACGTTCCGTTTCACTCACCGCCAAATCCTCCAACTCCGGTAACTTTTCCGGTGATGATCCGTTTGGATTCTATCCTTGGGAGTCAGCTTCCGGAGATAACG GTATTGAATGGGAACAGCAGGAAACGATTACATTGTTCACTGCTGATGGGCTTGTTCAAATCGGAGGATTAATGGTTCCTAAACGTGTCTCTTCGTCACAG AAGCaattgaagtcaaagacgtccgcAAGATCACAACAATTTAAGGAAAGCAATTACATGGATCCGGCTCAAGGCCTGTGTTTGGGTGCACTTTTTGACATCGCAGCTACAAAT GGACTTGATTCCGGCCGAAGACTTTGCATAATTGGATTTTGCCGTTCCATTGAGATGTTAAGTGATGTAGTTGAGGATACCGTTTTGGAGCACGGTGGAGAA GTGGTTGTAGCAGAGAAGGGTAGTAAGGGGGGTTTAAATGAAAAATTAAAGATGACAGTCGCTGTGCCGCTACTTTGGGGTGTACCTCCGGTGTCGGAGTCGCTTCAGATTGCGGTTCGTAGCGGTGGAGGAATTGTTGACAAGGTTTTCTGGCAATGGAACTTTTGGTAA
- the LOC110891286 gene encoding S-adenosylmethionine synthase 3-like isoform X1, whose product MGVVEFSHVQPSLHTVQPHINIHQIHILHIHTYKFHNSLTHFEPSIFVVLLHISLSISTSIKEMETFLFTSESVNEGHPDKLCDQVSDAILDACLEQDPESKVACETCTKTNMVMVFGEITTKANVDYEKIVRTTCRNIGFTSPEVGLDADNCNVLVYIEQQSPDIAQGVHGHLSKKPEEIGAGDQGHMFGYATDETPELMPLTHVLATQLGAKLTEVRKNKTCPWLRPDGKTQVTVEYRNDNGAMVPIRVHTVLISTQHDETVTNDQIAADLKEHVIKPVIPSKYLDENTIFHLNPSGRFVIGGPHGDAGLTGRKIIIDTYGGWGAHGGGAFSGKDPTKVDRSGAYIVRQAAKSVVASGLARRCIVQVSYAIGVAEPLSVFVDTYKTGKIPDKDILALIKENFDFRPGMMAINLDLKRGGNYRYQKTAAYGHFGRDDPDFTWETPKILKPKA is encoded by the exons ATGGGAGTAGTTGAGTTTTCACATGTACAACCTTCACTGCATACCGTACAACCTCATATCAACATTCACCAAATTCATATCCTTCACATCCACACCTATAAATTTCACAACTCCCTCACTCACTTTGAACCATCCATCTTTGTTGTTCTTCTTCATATCTCTCTCTCAATATCCACATCAATTAAGG AGATGGAGACCTTCCTATTCACATCCGAGTCGGTCAACGAAGGACACCCAGACAAACTCTGCGATCAAGTCTCGGACGCCATTCTCGACGCATGTCTAGAACAAGATCCCGAAAGCAAAGTGGCCTGCGAAACATGCACGAAGACGAATATGGTTATGGTCTTTGGTGAGATCACCACAAAGGCTAATGTCGACTACGAAAAGATCGTCCGTACAACTTGTAGAAACATCGGGTTCACGTCTCCGGAAGTCGGGCTCGACGCTGACAACTGCAACGTTCTAGTCTACATCGAGCAACAAAGCCCGGATATCGCTCAGGGTGTGCACGGACACCTCAGCAAGAAGCCGGAAGAGATTGGGGCCGGTGATCAAGGTCACATGTTTGGTTATGCAACCGATGAAACTCCTGAGCTTATGCCGCTAACACACGTGTTAGCGACTCAGCTCGGGGCTAAACTAACCGAGGTTAGAAAGAACAAGACTTGCCCATGGCTCAGACCCGATGGAAAGACCCAAGTGACGGTTGAGTACCGAAACGACAACGGTGCTATGGTACCAATCCGGGTTCACACGGTTCTCATCTCTACACAACATGACGAGACCGTGACTAACGACCAAATCGCGGCTGATCTCAAAGAGCACGTGATCAAGCCCGTGATCCCGTCTAAGTATCTTGATGAAAACACTATCTTCCACTTAAACCCGTCTGGCCGGTTTGTGATTGGTGGTCCCCACGGTGACGCGGGTCTCACCGGAAGGAAGATTATAATCGACACGTACGGTGGATGGGGAGCTCACGGCGGCGGCGCGTTCTCCGGGAAGGACCCGACGAAAGTGGATAGGAGCGGGGCTTATATTGTTCGGCAAGCGGCCAAGAGCGTAGTGGCTTCGGGGCTCGCACGCAGGTGCATTGTTCAGGTTTCTTACGCTATTGGTGTGGCCGAACCGTTGTCTGTGTTTGTCGACACGTACAAAACCGGAAAGATCCCGGATAAGGATATCCTTGCtctgatcaaggagaatttcgACTTTAGGCCCGGGATGATGGCGATTAACCTCGACTTGAAGAGGGGTGGCAATTACAGGTACCAGAAGACCGCCGCGTATGGTCATTTTGGTCGTGACGATCCCGATTTCACCTGGGAGACTCCGAAGATTCTCAAACCGAAAGCTTGA
- the LOC110891286 gene encoding S-adenosylmethionine synthase 3-like isoform X2, producing METFLFTSESVNEGHPDKLCDQVSDAILDACLEQDPESKVACETCTKTNMVMVFGEITTKANVDYEKIVRTTCRNIGFTSPEVGLDADNCNVLVYIEQQSPDIAQGVHGHLSKKPEEIGAGDQGHMFGYATDETPELMPLTHVLATQLGAKLTEVRKNKTCPWLRPDGKTQVTVEYRNDNGAMVPIRVHTVLISTQHDETVTNDQIAADLKEHVIKPVIPSKYLDENTIFHLNPSGRFVIGGPHGDAGLTGRKIIIDTYGGWGAHGGGAFSGKDPTKVDRSGAYIVRQAAKSVVASGLARRCIVQVSYAIGVAEPLSVFVDTYKTGKIPDKDILALIKENFDFRPGMMAINLDLKRGGNYRYQKTAAYGHFGRDDPDFTWETPKILKPKA from the coding sequence ATGGAGACCTTCCTATTCACATCCGAGTCGGTCAACGAAGGACACCCAGACAAACTCTGCGATCAAGTCTCGGACGCCATTCTCGACGCATGTCTAGAACAAGATCCCGAAAGCAAAGTGGCCTGCGAAACATGCACGAAGACGAATATGGTTATGGTCTTTGGTGAGATCACCACAAAGGCTAATGTCGACTACGAAAAGATCGTCCGTACAACTTGTAGAAACATCGGGTTCACGTCTCCGGAAGTCGGGCTCGACGCTGACAACTGCAACGTTCTAGTCTACATCGAGCAACAAAGCCCGGATATCGCTCAGGGTGTGCACGGACACCTCAGCAAGAAGCCGGAAGAGATTGGGGCCGGTGATCAAGGTCACATGTTTGGTTATGCAACCGATGAAACTCCTGAGCTTATGCCGCTAACACACGTGTTAGCGACTCAGCTCGGGGCTAAACTAACCGAGGTTAGAAAGAACAAGACTTGCCCATGGCTCAGACCCGATGGAAAGACCCAAGTGACGGTTGAGTACCGAAACGACAACGGTGCTATGGTACCAATCCGGGTTCACACGGTTCTCATCTCTACACAACATGACGAGACCGTGACTAACGACCAAATCGCGGCTGATCTCAAAGAGCACGTGATCAAGCCCGTGATCCCGTCTAAGTATCTTGATGAAAACACTATCTTCCACTTAAACCCGTCTGGCCGGTTTGTGATTGGTGGTCCCCACGGTGACGCGGGTCTCACCGGAAGGAAGATTATAATCGACACGTACGGTGGATGGGGAGCTCACGGCGGCGGCGCGTTCTCCGGGAAGGACCCGACGAAAGTGGATAGGAGCGGGGCTTATATTGTTCGGCAAGCGGCCAAGAGCGTAGTGGCTTCGGGGCTCGCACGCAGGTGCATTGTTCAGGTTTCTTACGCTATTGGTGTGGCCGAACCGTTGTCTGTGTTTGTCGACACGTACAAAACCGGAAAGATCCCGGATAAGGATATCCTTGCtctgatcaaggagaatttcgACTTTAGGCCCGGGATGATGGCGATTAACCTCGACTTGAAGAGGGGTGGCAATTACAGGTACCAGAAGACCGCCGCGTATGGTCATTTTGGTCGTGACGATCCCGATTTCACCTGGGAGACTCCGAAGATTCTCAAACCGAAAGCTTGA
- the LOC110891285 gene encoding uncharacterized protein LOC110891285, translating to MGSPSEESFTEIYRRYFSPDEDAAEEEAVTSACTFVLQTFEHIRPPPPPRPILRRTYILRDREAANERLMKDYFDAAPVHGPNVFRRRFRMSQRLFLRINNDLENTYDFFKQRMDARGYLGFTSIQKVTSALRVLAYGNTYDINDEYLKMAEKTTRDTLEHFCYGICQLYGKCYLRNPTWNDLQKIYEVHLEKHGIPGMIGSLDCRQWRWYNCPTAWRGQHTRGDQKGPTLVLQGVASYDLWVWSAFFGVAGCFNDINTLEASPLIEGYISGTIPKAGFHANGNDYEHGYYLGDGIYPEYSIIVKTFSETFDEKRKYFKKLQESSRKDIERCFGVLQQRWHFIRNPCRMWHKDKIRMAMYACIILHNMIIEDDGKAICQNYIPEDLVELPQATTEERLANAQLLRSREIHNTLKADLVEHAWAIRPIRSNNDHDEDSEEEVGEEFEDGNFEDVGLDAGENEEEEGENEDDTEE from the exons ATGGGTTCCCCGTCGGAAGAGTCTTTCACCGAAATTTACCGAAGATATTTTTCGCCCGACGAAGACGCGGCCGAGGAagaagcggttacgagtgcatgtactTTTGTGCTACAAACATTTGAGCACATTCGGCCACCACCCCCTCCACGACCCATCTTGCGACGCACCTATATCTTGCGAGATCGTGAAGCCGCGAacgagcgtttgatgaaagactattttgacGCGGCACCGGTTCACGGACCGAATGTTTTTAGACGACGTTTTCGGATGAGCCAAAGGTTATTTTTGCGCATTAACAATGACTTGGAAAATACGTACGATTTCTTTAAGCAAAGAATGGACGCACGAGGATATCTAGGCTTCACCTCAATTCAAAAGGTCACATCCGCCTTACGCGTATTAGCATACGGAAACAcgtacgacatcaacgacgagtatttgaagatggcggagaaaacaacccgagataccttggaacatttttgctatg gaATATGCCAGTTATATGGAAAATGTTATTTGAGAAACCCCACTTGGAACGACCTTCAAAAAATATATGAGGTGCATCTAGAAAAGCATGGAATACCCGgcatgattggtagcttggattgtcgtcaatggcgttggtataattgtccaaccgcatggcgaggtcaacatacgcggggtgatcaaaaagggccaactttggtattacaaggtgttgcgtcatacgacctttgggtttggtcggccttCTTTGGTGTAGCCGGGTGTTTTAACGATATTAATACGTTAGAGGCTTCACCATTAATCGAGGGCTACATTTCTGGAACTATACCAAAGGCCGGTTTCCATGCAAACGGGAACGATTACGAGCATGGCTACTACTTGGGCGATGGTATCTACCCCGAGTATTCGATTATTGTTAAAACGTTTTCTGAAACTTTCGATGAAAAAAGaaagtattttaaaaaattacaagagtcttcgagaaaggacatcgagaggtgttttggggttctacaGCAACGATGGCATTTTATCAGGAATCCTTGTCGCATGTGGCATAAGGATAAAATACGAATGGCCATGTATGCTTGCATCATTTTGCATAATATGATCATTGAGGATGATGGAAAAGCGATATGCCAAAACTATATTCCCGAAGATTTGGTCGAACTACCCCAAGCGACAACGGAAGAGAGACTCGCAAATGCTCAACTACTCCGATCTAGAGAAATACATAACACGTTGAAGGCGGATTTGGTTGAGCATGCTTGGGCGATTCGCCCAATTCGATCAAACAATGATCACGACGAAGATTCCGAGGAAGAAGTGGGGGAGGAATTCGAAGACGGGAACTTTGAAGACGTAGGTTTAGATGCTGGagaaaacgaagaggaagaaggagagaacgAAGATGACACCGaagaataa
- the LOC110891288 gene encoding uncharacterized protein LOC110891288 isoform X1, with protein MASSSAPSFSTFTSTSRFNDVVPSSSSSPSSILHRFSDRHSPSRSVSLTAKSSNSGNFSGDDPFGFYPWESASGDNGIEWEQQETITLFTADGLVQIGGLMVPKRVSSSQKKQLKSKTSARSQQFKESNYMDPAQGLCLGALFDIAATNVDLHILSFNNYFKSFYEFENWFQGLDSGRRLCIIGFCRSIEMLSDVVEDTVLEHGGEVVVAEKGSKGGLNEKLKMTVAVPLLWGVPPVSESLQIAVRSGGGIVDKVFWQWNFW; from the exons ATGGCTTCCTCATCTGCTCCTTCATTCTCAACATTCACTTCCACTTCTCGCTTCAACGACGTCGTTCCGTCATCCTCTTCATCTCCTTCATCAATCCTTCACAGATTCTCCGATCGCCACTCTCCGTCACGTTCCGTTTCACTCACCGCCAAATCCTCCAACTCCGGTAACTTTTCCGGTGATGATCCGTTTGGATTCTATCCTTGGGAGTCAGCTTCCGGAGATAACG GTATTGAATGGGAACAGCAGGAAACGATTACATTGTTCACTGCTGATGGGCTTGTTCAAATCGGAGGATTAATGGTTCCTAAACGTGTCTCTTCGTCACAG AAGAAGCaattgaagtcaaagacgtccgcAAGATCACAACAATTTAAGGAAAGCAATTACATGGATCCGGCTCAAGGCCTGTGTTTGGGTGCACTTTTTGACATCGCAGCTACAAATGTAGATCTTCACATTCTATCGTTCAACAATTACTTCAAATCTTTTTATGAGTTTGAAAATTGGTTTCAGGGACTTGATTCCGGCCGAAGACTTTGCATAATTGGATTTTGCCGTTCCATTGAGATGTTAAGTGATGTAGTTGAGGATACCGTTTTGGAGCACGGTGGAGAA GTGGTTGTAGCAGAGAAGGGTAGTAAGGGGGGTTTAAATGAAAAATTAAAGATGACAGTCGCTGTGCCGCTACTTTGGGGTGTACCTCCGGTGTCGGAGTCGCTTCAGATTGCGGTTCGTAGCGGTGGAGGAATTGTTGACAAGGTTTTCTGGCAATGGAACTTTTGGTAA
- the LOC110891288 gene encoding uncharacterized protein LOC110891288 isoform X2 — translation MASSSAPSFSTFTSTSRFNDVVPSSSSSPSSILHRFSDRHSPSRSVSLTAKSSNSGNFSGDDPFGFYPWESASGDNGIEWEQQETITLFTADGLVQIGGLMVPKRVSSSQKKQLKSKTSARSQQFKESNYMDPAQGLCLGALFDIAATNGLDSGRRLCIIGFCRSIEMLSDVVEDTVLEHGGEVVVAEKGSKGGLNEKLKMTVAVPLLWGVPPVSESLQIAVRSGGGIVDKVFWQWNFW, via the exons ATGGCTTCCTCATCTGCTCCTTCATTCTCAACATTCACTTCCACTTCTCGCTTCAACGACGTCGTTCCGTCATCCTCTTCATCTCCTTCATCAATCCTTCACAGATTCTCCGATCGCCACTCTCCGTCACGTTCCGTTTCACTCACCGCCAAATCCTCCAACTCCGGTAACTTTTCCGGTGATGATCCGTTTGGATTCTATCCTTGGGAGTCAGCTTCCGGAGATAACG GTATTGAATGGGAACAGCAGGAAACGATTACATTGTTCACTGCTGATGGGCTTGTTCAAATCGGAGGATTAATGGTTCCTAAACGTGTCTCTTCGTCACAG AAGAAGCaattgaagtcaaagacgtccgcAAGATCACAACAATTTAAGGAAAGCAATTACATGGATCCGGCTCAAGGCCTGTGTTTGGGTGCACTTTTTGACATCGCAGCTACAAAT GGACTTGATTCCGGCCGAAGACTTTGCATAATTGGATTTTGCCGTTCCATTGAGATGTTAAGTGATGTAGTTGAGGATACCGTTTTGGAGCACGGTGGAGAA GTGGTTGTAGCAGAGAAGGGTAGTAAGGGGGGTTTAAATGAAAAATTAAAGATGACAGTCGCTGTGCCGCTACTTTGGGGTGTACCTCCGGTGTCGGAGTCGCTTCAGATTGCGGTTCGTAGCGGTGGAGGAATTGTTGACAAGGTTTTCTGGCAATGGAACTTTTGGTAA